A section of the Schistosoma haematobium chromosome ZW, whole genome shotgun sequence genome encodes:
- the ABCA3_2 gene encoding ATP-binding cassette sub- A member 3 (EggNog:ENOG410V4GH~COG:Q) — protein MVSWLKEQIMATVCCSYAHKEKHLLTWRPPNSSQRWTQIDHIAISHRWRGSIEDCRSFWSTCLDSDHALVRARICLRLTGRKKDAARKPLRGLLNDSQAKSIFQEQLGKQLGSHVCDAHPEAAWNDIRKAVETVVISASKVNQKVREQHWISAASISMIDARKLIQPGSEHNEERSQLKRKLIRSLRNDREQWWVAKAREMEKVAAIGNSRQLFRLVKETGIKKPTVSETLSEKDGHIIHSQSRRLDRWAEHFRDQFN, from the coding sequence atggtgtcgtggctcaaagaacagataatggcgaccgtctgttgcagctatgctcataaggaaaaacatcttttaacatggagaccccctaattcgtcccaacgttggacccaaatagatcacatcgctatcagccaccgatggaggggctcgatagaagactgtcgctcattctggagcacatgcttagattcagatcatgctctagtgcgagcgcgtatttgcttgcgtcttactggacggaagaaagacgctgcaaggaaacctcttaggggactacttaatgatagtcaagctaagagtatatttcaggaacaactaggaaaacagttaggcagccatgtatgtgatgcccaccccgaggcagcatggaatgatatccgaaaagctgtggaaacagtagtgatatctgctagtaaggtaaaccagaaggttagggagcaacactggatctcagcagcatctatctcaatgatagatgctcggaaactcattcaacctggctctgaacataatgaagagcggagtcagcttaagcgcaagctgataagaagtctacgcaatgatcgcgaacagtggtgggtagcgaaagcaagagagatggaaaaggtagcggcaataggtaatagcagacaattgttcagacttgttaaggaaaccggtattaagaaaccgactgttagcgaaacactctcagagaaagatggacatattatacattctcaatccaggagattggatcgatgggcagaacactttagggatcagttcaactga
- the ASTE1_4 gene encoding Protein asteroid 1 (EggNog:ENOG410V4QC~COG:S) translates to MGVRGLTTYLQSDPRNFTEYQLHNTTVIIDGLNFLNFLYFDSGLYTQFNGEYLAFSGVIYRFINTLKRCNINPIFVLDGCHDHFKLNTQMKRNYQRMQTCRQLLNSIKHNQLSSTHSLYNVQLLPPLTIITFIQILNQLNIHYITCDSEADQNVMNLGIYFKCPIISNDSDFYITIPNHNHNDNPMNDDDDNVSFLPLSLISFKPIININQCYSCQKYNQLCMYLKCQKFLINGPGLKNLSINQRSLLASLLGNDYISSNQFIHKLPISFNDKTILLHHNTMTKQIKLKRRKLIILQLINWLLQFNDNNNHNNTNLDKPIQCLLNKYPKLERNQLYHQLMYSIHTYHIHSNLFYLHFNNDLKLFKWIPTFVNKKNIKSDIDCSIGNNSSSRCSNTMMKSVTMQQQSSPLNSSCSSEYDKEIDENQILTTKEEDDDDDDDEDDSRNTMMKSVTNRQQLSPLNVSCSSEYDSEIDKNQILTVEEQEDDDDHNDHSNNNDDDAVKEDDDDDDDGGVNELNEYDTNESTHNNNNNNNSNNNSYKITTYWPAELLNSFRKYLILPIFLDSILSYGTICLCCIESLYHYSSIYSNTIYLRTLIYNLLLGIESNYTLRYPNQLIGLNQFNNNNNNNNTLYYIIEYDRKNAFHIKKRKIFVEPIHLLSLCNTPTSTPTPTPPPPPTTPTPTPTTTTTNDNNNSNNNELNIKRDPRLIFLQQYLNLDYHFMELHNDWLISIVLINVLNYKSQSIPLYTTTNTTSNIDDITQCPISLTFGAICICTYLLTIHSNHHLSFYKLLNKHYYKCANYFLKHIKSLINNKKNVNKKQLNKLNINYVHRYGQLQIIYITLYTLIHLLDTIVTINQKNQLKTCLNFLSIYFMFPSGYLFHNICHCISFIPSNGNNNNNNNDNSNERYHYVRNVIIKELLNYNHHTNQYLNDAFNLFDQYLHMCNSNPFNHVLNKSLKKFNFINYSKSLKENVIKQDLLTIATTTTLPPPPTTTNKPIQMKMKKIKRKCKPSKNNNNKQCKQLSYAEIEEKVRKLMLENGLLD, encoded by the exons atgGGTGTACGAGGATTAACAACCTACTTACAAAGTGATCCACGAAATTTTACTGAATATCAATTACATAATACAACTGTGATTATTGATGGattgaattttttaaattttctctATTTTGATTCTGGATTATATACACAATTTAATGGAGAATATTTAGCATTCAGTGGAGTAATTTATCGTTTTATCAATACATTAAAACGGTGTAATATAAACCCTATTTTTGTTCTAGATGGGTGTCATGAT CATTTTAAATTGAATAcacaaatgaaaagaaattatcAACGTATGCAAACATGTCGTCAATTATTAAATTCTATTAAACATAATCAATTATCATCAACTCATTCATTATATAATGTTCAATTACTTCCACCATTAACCATTATaacatttattcaaatattaaatcaattaaatattcattatattacATGTGATAGTGAAGCTGATCAAAATGTCATGAATTTAGgcatatattttaaatgtccaaTTATAAGTAATGATTCCGATTTTTATATCACTATCcctaatcataatcataatgataatccaatgaatgatgatgatgataatgtctCATTTTTACCTTTATCATTGATATCCTTTAAAccaataatcaatataaatcaatgttattcttgtcaaaaatataatcaattatGTATGTATTTAAAATGTCAAAAATTTTTAATTAATGGACCAGGTTTAAAAAATTTATCCATTAATCAACGTTCATTATTAGCTAGTTTATTAGGGAATGATTATATTTCAtcaaatcaatttattcataaattacctatatcatttaatgataaaacaaTCTTATTACATCATAATACTATgactaaacaaataaaattaaaacgtcgtaaattaattatattacaattaattaattgGTTATTacaatttaatgataataataatcataataatactaATCTTGATAAAccaattcaatgtttattaaataaatatcctAAATTAGAACGTAATCAATTATATCATCAATTAATGTATAGTATTCATACTTATcatattcattcaaatttattctatttacattttaataatgatttgaaattatttaaatggattcctacatttgtaaataaaaagaatataaaaTCTGATATTGATTGTAGTATTGGCAACAATAGTAGTAGTCGTTGTAGTAATACAATGATGAAATCTGTCACAATGCAACAACAATCATCACCATTGAATTCATCATGTTCTTCTGAATATGATaaagaaattgatgaaaatCAAATATTAACTACTAAAGAAgaagacgatgatgatgatgatgatgaagatgatagTCGTAATACAATGATGAAATCTGTCACAAATCGACAACAATTATCACCATTGAATGTATCATGTTCTTCGGAATATGATAGTGAAattgataaaaatcaaatattaactgttgaagaacaagaagatgatgatgatcataatgaccatagtaacaataatgatgatgatgctgtgaaagaagatgatgatgatgatgatgatggtggtgttaATGAACTGAATGAATATGATACTAATGAATCcactcataataataataataataataatagtaataataattcatataaaaTAACAACATATTGGCCTGCtgaattattaaattcatttagaaaatatttaattttaccAATATTTTTAGATAGTATCTTATCATATGGTACAATATGTCTATGTTGTATTGAATCATTATATCATTATTCATCTATCTATTCTAATACAATATATCTTCGtacattaatttataatttattattaggcATTGAATCAAATTATACATTACGTTATCCAAATCAATTAATTGGTTTAaatcaattcaataataataataataataataatactttgtaTTATATTATAGAATATGATCGTAAAAATGCATTTCATATCAAAAAACGTAAAATATTCGTTGAACCAATacacttattatcattatgtaatACTCCTACTTCTACTCCTACTCCTacccctcctcctcctcctactactcctactcctactcctactactactactactaatgataataataatagcaataataatgaaCTAAATATAAAAAGAGATCCGCGTTTAATATTTCTTCAGCAATATTTAAATCTTGATTATCATTTTATGGAATTACATAATGATTGGTTAATATCTATTGTATTAATTAATGTATTGAATTATAAAAGTCAATCTATACCACtttatactactactaatactactagtaATATTGATGATATCACTCAATGTCCTATCTCATTGACATTTGGTGCTATATGTATATGTACATATTTATTAACCATACATTCTAATCATCATTTATCAttctataaattattaaataaacattattataaatgtgcaaattattttctaaaacaTATAAAAtctttgataaataataaaaaaaatgttaataaaaaacaattaaataaattaaatattaattatgtaCATAGATATGGTcaattacaaataatttatattacattatatacattaattcatttattagatACCATAGTAacaatcaatcaaaaaaatcaattaaaaacttGTTTAAATTTTTTATCGATTTATTTTATGTTTCCAAGTGGTTATCTTTTTCATAATATATGTCATTGTATTAGTTTCATTCCAtccaatggtaataataataataataataatgataatagtaatgaaCGTTATCACTATGTACGTAATGTAATTATCAaagaattattaaattataatcatcatactaatcaatatttaaatgatgcatttaatttatttgatcaatATTTACACATGTGTAATAGTAATCCATTCAATCATGTATTGAATAAATCTTTGaaaaaattcaattttataaacTATTCAAAATCATTAAAAGAGAATGTAATCAAACAAGATTTATTGAccatagcaacaacaacaacactaccaccaccaccaacaacaacaaataaaccaattcaaatgaaaatgaaaaaaataaagagaaaatgTAAAccatcaaaaaataataataataaacaatgtaaACAATTATCCTATGCTGAAATAGAAGAGAAAGTTAGAAAATTAATGTTAGAAAATGGTTTATTAGATTAA
- the ASTE1_4 gene encoding Protein asteroid 1, variant 2 (EggNog:ENOG410VC77~COG:O), which produces MVHFIYSCYMCDHSIGGHCCHSHKADNSPSFSLYWFIDIHNVECLNESVSGSGKLVFKPYEDRKDSTVYVESDVDQELLFNIPFTGNIKLMSIIISGADTEQHPSQVSLYKNKPFMTFEDLSAECEQSLELTVDPNGEVIYPLKISRFSNVQTLSLHFSANYGGDTTRIHYIGLRGDYTPAPRREAVITNYEVTPNVSDLKDNILQTQSRFVE; this is translated from the exons ATGGTTCATTTTATTTACAGTTGCTACATGTGTGATCACAGCATTGGTGGTCATTGTTGTCATTCGCATAAAGCCGATAATTCCCCATCGTTTAGCTTGTACTGGTTTATTGATATACATAATGTAGAATGTTTGAATGAATCTGTTTCTGGAAGTGGTAAACTTGTTTTCAAGCCTTATGAG GATCGTAAAGATTCAACTGTTTATGTTGAAAGTGATGTTGATCAGGAATTGTTATTTAATATACCGTTTACTGGAAATATAAAACTAATGAGTATTATTATTTCTGGTGCTGATACCGAACAACATCCAAGTCAAGTGTCGTTGTACAAAAATAAACCTTTCATGACATTTGAAGATTTAAGT GCTGAATGTGAACAATCACTCGAATTAACTGTTGATCCAAATGGTGAAGTGATATATCCATTGAAAATTTCACGATTTTCTAATGTGCAAACACTGAGTTTACATTTCAGTGCTAATTACGGGGGTGATACAACACGGATTCACTACATTGGCTTGCGGGGAGATTATACACCAGCACCGAGACGAGAAGCTGTTATTACAAATTACGAAGTAACTCCAAATGTTTCTGATTTAAAAGACAACATATTACAAACCCAGAGTCGTtttgttgaataa